A stretch of Imperialibacter roseus DNA encodes these proteins:
- a CDS encoding PadR family transcriptional regulator gives MKGAQLGELQEVILLSILILDEDAYGLKIQQDISERLNRRLSRGALHTALTRLSEKGFVTSHYGGATQERGGRRKRYYALTVSGKASLREMKTLRDEMWSLVPSTQLL, from the coding sequence ATGAAAGGAGCTCAACTAGGTGAATTGCAAGAAGTTATTCTGCTTTCGATACTGATACTAGATGAAGATGCCTACGGGCTAAAAATCCAGCAGGACATCAGTGAAAGACTCAACAGGCGTTTAAGCCGGGGGGCTCTCCACACCGCCCTAACAAGGTTGAGCGAAAAGGGTTTTGTCACCTCGCACTACGGTGGTGCTACACAAGAACGTGGCGGTCGGCGCAAGCGCTACTATGCACTCACCGTGAGTGGCAAAGCCAGCCTCAGAGAAATGAAAACCCTCAGAGACGAAATGTGGAGCCTTGTCCCTTCAACACAACTGCTATGA